A single window of Thalassomonas viridans DNA harbors:
- the sctE gene encoding type III secretion system translocon subunit SctE — translation MSDVTVKSSTNTQSNTNTEITNNTDSTLNTRLNGLGQQVMTILTDGQGTALSDAEAIANAVKLAVPELGDMSMNDLMLLLTSLNQEVTEEQAVNAKEDIKNNQQQTQFHHEERIKKIEDALKAIEKAKESSGIGKAFGWIASAAMIVAGAALIATGVGAVAGGLMIAAGAVMLTSQISAETGDWMNEGLAEVFMAIDPSMSKEDAMMAAQITVLATVMVLSLASGGFAMAGPAATGTLAVMAAKVAAISGIAGGAATMGQGAAGIATTAYTKEAADARADAAEQQKFISELMMKLGDYQDKLEEIMQQYAQGIKIAMEKLTASTELNNTIMSNTPV, via the coding sequence ATGAGCGATGTAACGGTAAAGTCGTCAACCAATACTCAGAGCAATACCAATACGGAAATTACCAACAACACGGACAGTACACTCAATACCCGCTTGAACGGTCTCGGTCAGCAAGTGATGACCATATTGACCGATGGTCAGGGCACGGCCTTAAGTGATGCCGAAGCAATTGCCAATGCCGTGAAGCTGGCGGTGCCAGAGCTGGGAGATATGAGCATGAATGATCTTATGCTGTTGCTTACCTCCCTGAACCAGGAAGTAACTGAAGAGCAGGCGGTGAATGCCAAAGAAGACATCAAGAACAACCAGCAGCAAACCCAGTTCCATCATGAAGAGCGTATCAAAAAAATTGAAGATGCCCTTAAGGCGATAGAAAAGGCTAAAGAAAGCAGCGGTATCGGCAAGGCCTTTGGCTGGATCGCCAGCGCCGCCATGATAGTGGCCGGGGCGGCGTTAATTGCCACTGGTGTTGGCGCGGTGGCTGGTGGTCTGATGATAGCAGCCGGTGCGGTGATGCTGACCTCACAAATTTCTGCGGAAACCGGTGACTGGATGAATGAAGGTCTGGCGGAAGTCTTTATGGCTATTGATCCGAGCATGAGCAAAGAAGACGCCATGATGGCGGCGCAAATCACGGTACTGGCTACGGTCATGGTACTCTCGCTTGCCTCTGGCGGTTTTGCCATGGCCGGACCGGCGGCGACAGGCACGTTGGCGGTTATGGCGGCAAAAGTGGCAGCAATCAGCGGTATTGCCGGCGGCGCAGCTACAATGGGTCAGGGCGCAGCCGGTATTGCCACAACGGCTTATACCAAAGAAGCGGCAGATGCCCGTGCCGATGCCGCCGAGCAGCAAAAGTTTATTTCTGAGCTAATGATGAAGCTGGGGGATTACCAGGACAAGCTGGAAGAAATCATGCAGCAGTATGCCCAGGGGATCAAGATTGCCATGGAAAAACTGACTGCCAGCACCGAGCTTAACAACACCATTATGAGTAACACTCCGGTTTAA
- a CDS encoding amino acid adenylation domain-containing protein: MSTNKLTKVESVNQTKPSPYLIKSSTAKGFKSQFKHLKTGREKESFLQEPLQELPLSDRILFEFFGQGVAQSPDHHLIHQAIEQYASLNPNAIAVTHLGSSISYGQLNQKAELLAKKLISLGVKPGDKVGLFLTRSIAMVVGILAVLKLGAAYVPQHLGVTKDKQLLHIIKVANIKVILTLSDLAHLLPPMHSCHLVWADEVIDGKTYQHLVLPDLSQYRDGSLLSFVLFTSGTTGQPNGVCVSHRNLCNIVLTAPGNLAVQPGQKVAQVLSIAFDMAAWEIFTSLAHGATLCIRGKKVCDIDPDVETIIATPSILAMLNPADFQQIKCVAVAGEPCPKPLADLWSGYCCFYNSCGPTETTIVNTMQDYRPEQKPLTIGSPTPNNTVYVLDENEKPCRIGETGVMWAGGECVTWGYLGNDELTGQRYKQDPFIGDGAMMFRTGDLGRWNADGELEHLGRIDDQVKVKGFRVELDSVSACLEHVPGCRQAVTLKLDKESLIAFVSPAEQSMEALQQAALQGLPYYAVPKAIIPLAELPVTPRGKVDKRALLAGYQANEYPQAKPEQSEQVQSVSAAGDSYE, from the coding sequence ATGAGTACTAATAAATTAACGAAAGTTGAAAGCGTAAACCAAACCAAGCCAAGTCCTTATCTGATCAAAAGCAGTACAGCCAAAGGATTTAAATCTCAGTTCAAACACCTGAAAACAGGGAGGGAAAAAGAGAGCTTTTTGCAGGAACCTCTGCAGGAGTTACCTTTATCCGACCGCATTCTGTTCGAGTTCTTCGGCCAGGGTGTGGCACAATCACCAGATCACCACCTTATTCACCAGGCCATAGAGCAGTACGCCAGTCTCAACCCGAATGCTATTGCCGTTACCCACCTGGGCAGCAGTATTTCCTATGGCCAGTTAAATCAAAAAGCCGAGTTATTGGCAAAAAAACTGATAAGTCTGGGGGTTAAACCCGGCGATAAGGTGGGGCTGTTTTTAACCCGCTCAATTGCCATGGTGGTTGGTATACTGGCGGTGCTGAAACTTGGCGCTGCTTATGTGCCCCAGCATTTGGGTGTGACCAAAGACAAACAGTTGCTGCATATTATCAAGGTCGCCAATATTAAGGTGATCTTAACCCTATCCGACCTGGCTCACCTTTTACCGCCAATGCATTCGTGCCACTTGGTGTGGGCCGATGAAGTTATCGACGGGAAAACATATCAGCACCTGGTATTGCCGGATTTGAGCCAATACCGTGACGGCAGCTTATTAAGCTTTGTGCTGTTTACTTCAGGTACCACGGGCCAGCCTAACGGCGTGTGTGTCAGTCACCGCAACCTGTGCAATATCGTATTAACCGCGCCCGGTAACCTGGCGGTACAACCCGGGCAAAAGGTGGCGCAGGTGTTAAGCATTGCTTTTGACATGGCGGCCTGGGAAATCTTTACCAGCCTGGCCCATGGCGCAACCTTATGTATCCGTGGGAAAAAAGTCTGTGATATCGATCCTGATGTTGAGACTATCATTGCCACGCCGTCAATTCTGGCCATGCTAAATCCCGCCGACTTTCAGCAGATTAAATGCGTAGCGGTAGCAGGGGAGCCGTGCCCCAAACCCCTGGCGGATTTATGGTCCGGTTACTGTTGTTTTTACAATTCCTGCGGCCCGACCGAAACCACTATCGTGAATACCATGCAGGATTACCGGCCGGAACAAAAGCCGTTAACCATCGGCAGCCCAACCCCCAACAATACCGTTTACGTGCTTGATGAAAATGAAAAGCCCTGCCGCATCGGTGAAACCGGCGTGATGTGGGCCGGGGGAGAATGCGTTACCTGGGGATACCTGGGCAATGACGAACTAACCGGGCAGAGATACAAGCAGGATCCTTTTATCGGTGACGGGGCCATGATGTTCAGGACCGGCGATCTTGGTCGCTGGAATGCCGACGGTGAACTTGAGCACCTGGGGCGGATAGACGACCAGGTGAAGGTGAAAGGTTTCAGGGTAGAGCTGGACTCGGTTTCTGCCTGCCTCGAACATGTTCCCGGGTGTCGCCAGGCGGTTACCTTAAAGCTGGACAAGGAAAGCCTGATCGCCTTTGTCAGCCCGGCAGAGCAAAGCATGGAGGCACTTCAGCAGGCCGCTTTGCAGGGACTGCCTTATTATGCCGTGCCCAAAGCCATTATCCCGCTGGCGGAGCTGCCGGTGACTCCCAGGGGAAAAGTGGACAAACGTGCCTTGCTCGCCGGTTATCAGGCTAACGAATATCCGCAAGCTAAACCTGAGCAGTCTGAGCAGGTACAGAGCGTTTCCGCAGCGGGAGACAGTTATGAATAA
- a CDS encoding DUF3179 domain-containing protein, whose translation MKQNRFASLYAKLPARQTLLLIPLALMLFFLLADVLLSIRGAFPGVNADNNGFDLSNASIPREQILHGGPPRDGIPALVYPKFVSAAKADFLAPESRILGVSIAGTSKAYPIAILNHHEIVNDRLAGENIAVTYCPLCGTGIVYQAEVDGELLEFGVSGLLYNSDVLLYDRQSESLWSQILSRAISGPMSGKILTRVPALHTSWQHWQKLHPDTLVLSQQTGYARNYRRTPYVGYDHAAVIYFPVANSDSRYHNKEVVLTAEINGQRKAYPFKELALYQQQTGKSRVYDSLAGQRIVVEFDLTSRSGRITTGQGKEIPSFQAFWFAWIAFHPDSQVFSAN comes from the coding sequence ATGAAGCAAAACCGGTTTGCCAGTTTATACGCAAAACTGCCCGCCAGGCAGACACTGCTGCTTATTCCACTTGCCCTGATGTTGTTTTTCCTGCTGGCAGATGTGCTCCTGTCTATCCGCGGAGCCTTCCCCGGCGTTAATGCAGACAATAACGGTTTTGATTTAAGCAATGCCTCTATACCCCGTGAGCAAATCCTCCATGGCGGCCCGCCCCGTGACGGTATTCCCGCCCTGGTTTATCCGAAATTTGTCAGTGCCGCTAAAGCCGACTTCCTTGCTCCCGAGTCCCGTATATTGGGGGTGAGTATTGCAGGCACGTCAAAAGCCTACCCCATTGCCATTTTAAATCATCATGAAATTGTCAATGACCGGCTCGCAGGGGAGAATATTGCTGTCACCTATTGCCCTTTATGCGGAACCGGCATTGTCTATCAGGCCGAGGTAGATGGGGAGTTGTTGGAATTTGGCGTTTCCGGGTTGCTTTATAACAGCGATGTGCTGTTATATGACCGCCAAAGCGAATCTCTGTGGTCACAAATTCTTTCCAGGGCCATCAGCGGACCTATGTCGGGTAAAATCCTCACCCGGGTTCCGGCCCTGCATACCAGCTGGCAGCACTGGCAAAAACTGCACCCGGATACTTTAGTTTTATCGCAGCAAACCGGATATGCCCGCAATTACCGGCGTACGCCATATGTTGGCTATGACCATGCAGCTGTTATTTATTTTCCTGTGGCCAACAGCGACAGCCGCTATCACAACAAAGAAGTGGTACTGACAGCAGAAATCAACGGGCAAAGAAAAGCCTATCCCTTCAAAGAGCTGGCCTTATACCAACAGCAAACCGGCAAAAGCCGGGTTTACGACAGCCTTGCCGGACAGCGGATAGTGGTGGAATTTGATCTGACCTCGCGCTCCGGCCGTATTACCACGGGGCAAGGCAAAGAAATACCCAGTTTTCAGGCCTTCTGGTTTGCCTGGATCGCCTTTCATCCCGACAGCCAGGTATTTAGTGCTAATTAA
- a CDS encoding DUF1521 domain-containing protein: MSQPISGATGAESTGSISREQTISLVMRVLGERDTILDDNIRSQAAAMEASNQKIVEANKLSQLTNIGANNAGLTVDEMDDFSDADYPDFTSTKLANGDDFIDFGDGTGVVIERSGDNRSWKLVEYDPSEQRTPDTDPTFTNETRVWGDPHVDEGGDGSTDWDFNEQSTFVTPTGVKITVETAPWGSSGATVSDNLYISRGDDQAVVTGLSNNANGGGQSDDTLRVASDGSLFDDATKNDGTIFVTTNGDVSDWSALNGDDISSGKVAQTEVTEEITTLPLTDKNKEMLTKAGLDPADYTEGGALVLTSTEMATVKTTMESLFTIEATPENIALLEEMGADISTLQYGSALVFTEAEKENLKQMSSDFVDSLTSRSQTELIALQSLMNKYDENVKQQTNMLSTAHSENDSIIGNTRI; this comes from the coding sequence ATGAGTCAACCTATATCAGGAGCTACTGGAGCAGAGAGCACTGGTTCAATTTCACGGGAGCAAACTATATCCCTGGTTATGCGTGTGCTTGGTGAGCGGGATACCATCCTGGACGATAACATACGTTCACAGGCGGCCGCCATGGAAGCCTCAAACCAAAAAATCGTTGAAGCCAACAAGCTGTCTCAGCTAACTAATATTGGCGCTAACAATGCCGGTTTAACCGTTGATGAAATGGATGATTTTTCCGATGCCGATTACCCGGACTTTACTTCCACTAAGCTGGCTAACGGCGACGATTTCATCGATTTCGGTGACGGTACCGGTGTAGTTATTGAAAGATCCGGTGATAACCGCTCCTGGAAATTGGTGGAATACGATCCGTCAGAGCAACGGACTCCAGATACAGATCCGACTTTCACCAATGAAACACGTGTTTGGGGCGACCCGCATGTTGATGAAGGCGGCGACGGTTCTACCGATTGGGACTTTAATGAACAATCTACTTTCGTTACCCCCACCGGTGTAAAAATTACTGTAGAAACAGCTCCTTGGGGAAGCAGTGGTGCTACGGTATCCGATAACCTTTATATCTCCCGTGGCGACGACCAGGCGGTTGTGACTGGCTTAAGTAATAACGCCAACGGCGGCGGCCAGAGCGATGATACTTTGCGTGTAGCCAGTGACGGCAGCTTATTTGACGATGCCACCAAAAATGACGGCACTATCTTTGTAACCACCAACGGCGATGTCAGTGACTGGTCGGCCCTTAACGGTGACGATATCTCCAGCGGTAAAGTGGCTCAAACCGAAGTGACTGAAGAAATCACAACGCTACCGTTAACCGACAAAAACAAGGAAATGCTCACCAAAGCGGGTCTTGATCCGGCGGATTACACCGAAGGCGGTGCCCTGGTATTAACCTCTACGGAAATGGCGACGGTGAAAACCACCATGGAGAGCTTGTTCACTATAGAAGCAACACCGGAAAACATTGCCCTGTTAGAAGAGATGGGCGCCGATATTTCTACCCTGCAATACGGTAGTGCCCTGGTGTTCACTGAGGCTGAAAAAGAAAACCTCAAACAAATGTCTTCAGACTTTGTCGACAGCCTCACCAGCCGCTCGCAAACCGAGCTAATCGCTTTGCAGTCGCTGATGAACAAATACGATGAAAACGTTAAGCAACAGACCAATATGCTGAGCACAGCACACAGCGAAAACGACTCTATCATCGGCAACACCCGTATCTAA
- a CDS encoding GNAT family N-acetyltransferase, with protein sequence MTTFDEIKINPLTPKQWPEFMRIRLYPDQQRFVPTPEKIRGQFIFERTDKKAPFEIFVIELDNQVAGFFTLVKDVDDYLWFGGFQIDIAFQNAGIGRAVFERLFAFVAKSPEYAGISLNVQYSNKTVIRFYQRMGLSQVAMMKPADEALWLMKISRENILQMVKKSA encoded by the coding sequence ATGACAACTTTTGATGAGATCAAGATAAATCCGCTAACACCTAAACAGTGGCCGGAATTTATGCGTATCCGGCTTTATCCGGACCAACAACGCTTTGTGCCGACTCCGGAAAAAATTCGCGGCCAGTTTATTTTCGAGCGTACAGATAAAAAAGCGCCGTTCGAGATCTTCGTGATCGAACTGGACAATCAGGTGGCGGGCTTTTTCACCCTGGTTAAGGATGTTGATGATTATCTTTGGTTTGGCGGCTTTCAGATAGATATTGCTTTTCAGAATGCCGGCATAGGGCGGGCGGTTTTTGAACGCTTGTTTGCCTTTGTTGCCAAGTCTCCCGAGTATGCAGGTATTAGCCTGAATGTGCAGTACAGCAACAAAACCGTTATCCGCTTTTACCAGCGTATGGGATTAAGCCAGGTGGCCATGATGAAACCGGCGGATGAAGCATTGTGGCTGATGAAAATCAGCCGGGAAAATATTCTGCAAATGGTAAAAAAATCAGCATAA
- a CDS encoding alkaline phosphatase D family protein, giving the protein MKTLFDPDTIEHAYSKLGSMAIVGHTTTSSCKIWVRAYRKGPWRIVLSEAPFTGDLARLGEMGVLEYFASVNAEVIVSPTIEINESTDLTATFSMSGLKENTRYYYALISDIANEALVPRRTELGSQNKYYFRTLPANPEKLVFGYYSCNDPFSQRPHSEAAWPYFYQVLKDKNAAFCIGGGDQIYVDTNKKQDMYSITDWLAKYKNDIIEEYTRDGQLDEDGVVALFVKKYRMYYRLYWNFPSLQQVFQHFPQYMTWDDHEILDGWGSYTKAERQELLSRLLQSDDEETNGRLIELLFQAAKQVFFEYQHAHNPDTQVHLREAENSACVWDYGYTVGQAAVYVLDVRGHHDYERAEEQGNALLGDAQMQRLQTWLERDEVKQAKAVFIATAVPVVHWGKLMMKGEFLKSARDDLRDEWEHESNHKERNKMLDMVMQFSQQQGSTVTFLSGDVHCASVYRISSKHYLHARVFNATSSGISRKPNKQYTEALMAKDGKMTGSDHYKITCLNNFAGKHNFMTVTTDFFGQETEINVDLHWPSDDDDITSRRTRLE; this is encoded by the coding sequence ATGAAAACCTTGTTTGATCCCGACACTATTGAGCATGCCTATAGCAAACTCGGCTCTATGGCCATTGTCGGCCACACCACCACAAGCAGCTGTAAGATTTGGGTACGCGCCTACCGTAAAGGGCCGTGGCGGATCGTACTGAGTGAAGCGCCTTTTACAGGTGACCTGGCGCGGCTTGGTGAAATGGGGGTCTTGGAATATTTTGCTTCCGTTAACGCTGAGGTTATCGTCAGTCCCACTATTGAAATCAATGAAAGCACAGACTTAACCGCCACTTTTTCCATGTCGGGCCTGAAGGAAAATACCCGGTATTATTATGCGCTGATCTCCGATATCGCTAATGAAGCCCTTGTGCCCAGGCGTACCGAACTGGGGAGCCAGAACAAGTATTATTTCCGCACATTACCGGCCAACCCGGAAAAGCTGGTGTTCGGCTATTACAGTTGTAACGATCCCTTCAGCCAAAGGCCCCATAGCGAAGCTGCCTGGCCTTATTTTTACCAGGTATTAAAAGATAAAAATGCGGCTTTTTGTATCGGCGGCGGTGATCAGATTTATGTCGATACCAATAAAAAACAGGACATGTACTCTATTACCGACTGGCTGGCAAAATATAAGAATGACATCATAGAGGAATACACCAGGGACGGTCAGCTGGATGAAGACGGCGTAGTGGCCCTGTTTGTGAAAAAATACCGTATGTACTACCGCCTGTACTGGAATTTCCCCAGCCTGCAGCAAGTTTTTCAGCATTTTCCCCAGTATATGACCTGGGATGATCATGAAATTTTGGATGGTTGGGGTTCTTACACTAAGGCCGAACGCCAGGAACTGCTCAGCAGGCTGTTGCAAAGCGATGATGAAGAAACCAACGGCCGGCTGATAGAGCTATTGTTTCAGGCGGCTAAACAGGTCTTCTTCGAATACCAGCATGCCCATAATCCGGATACCCAGGTGCATCTCCGTGAAGCCGAAAATTCGGCCTGTGTCTGGGATTATGGTTATACGGTTGGCCAGGCGGCGGTTTATGTCTTGGATGTACGCGGTCACCACGACTATGAACGTGCAGAAGAGCAGGGCAATGCCTTGCTCGGCGACGCGCAAATGCAGCGGCTGCAAACCTGGCTGGAGCGGGACGAGGTTAAACAGGCCAAAGCCGTGTTTATCGCTACGGCCGTGCCTGTGGTGCATTGGGGCAAGCTGATGATGAAGGGAGAGTTTCTCAAAAGTGCCCGGGACGATTTGCGTGATGAGTGGGAGCATGAAAGCAACCACAAAGAGCGCAATAAAATGCTGGATATGGTGATGCAGTTTTCACAGCAGCAGGGCAGCACAGTGACCTTCCTTAGCGGGGATGTGCATTGCGCCAGTGTTTACCGTATTTCATCCAAGCATTATTTACATGCCAGGGTATTTAATGCCACCTCCAGCGGCATTTCCCGAAAACCCAACAAGCAATATACCGAGGCGCTGATGGCTAAGGACGGGAAAATGACCGGCTCGGATCATTATAAGATTACCTGCCTGAATAACTTTGCCGGTAAACATAATTTTATGACGGTCACAACGGACTTTTTCGGGCAGGAGACAGAGATCAATGTTGATCTGCACTGGCCAAGTGATGATGACGATATCACTTCCCGCAGAACCCGGCTTGAATAG
- a CDS encoding SycD/LcrH family type III secretion system chaperone, giving the protein MILTQEKIAQDQALGEQVFEFIGKGGSLRELKNIDDKTMEAIYYVAYNLYQNGKYEDALKVFKFLGLYDHLEKKYLMGIGGCQQMLQQYKDAINSYSLAALLDISNPLPPLHAAECYLALGDFENATSGFTAALEFAGNQDGYEEVRDKATKMLALVNNKLS; this is encoded by the coding sequence ATGATTTTAACTCAAGAGAAAATTGCACAAGACCAGGCGTTAGGTGAGCAGGTATTTGAATTTATCGGCAAAGGCGGCTCATTACGCGAGCTGAAAAATATCGATGATAAAACCATGGAAGCCATCTATTACGTGGCCTACAACCTTTATCAAAACGGCAAATATGAAGACGCGCTTAAGGTCTTTAAGTTCCTGGGATTATACGACCACCTGGAAAAGAAATATTTAATGGGCATAGGCGGCTGTCAGCAAATGTTGCAGCAATACAAAGACGCCATCAACTCCTATTCCCTGGCGGCTTTGCTGGATATCAGCAATCCTCTGCCGCCATTGCATGCTGCCGAGTGCTACCTGGCGCTGGGAGATTTTGAAAATGCCACCAGCGGTTTTACCGCAGCGTTGGAGTTTGCCGGAAATCAGGACGGTTATGAAGAAGTCAGGGACAAGGCGACTAAGATGCTGGCGCTTGTTAATAACAAATTATCATAA
- a CDS encoding membrane protein: protein MNNSIALALPEQQPLVKRLLKYPFLAHYQRLFLLVTAVNLYFLFNGIFSQQWWHQSGFALEAVSELMLINLTVAVLIRQQYVINALFWLATRAPTSWPLSIRWHLAKVYHFGGLHSGCATFATGWFFIYNASLWYYSLQGINLVSEYLLMLSTSLCGVLLLMALSALPFIRRDHHNLFEIVHRFGGWSVLAGFWLHTWLSISHIKGEQLTQSLAFWLLCLVSVSIVLPWLRLKKVPVSMTRPSSHVVLAKFDYGVTPFAGSSTAISRSPLTQWHAFANVPSPHESGFRLTISRAGDWTGELIDDLPSHLWVRGIPTAGVANIEVLFKRVVYIATGSGIGPCLPHLLANKVPALLVWATRDPRKTYGDELVDEILSVQPDAIIWNTQQEGKPDMVALAYRAYRQFNAEAVICISNQKLTNEVVFGMESRGIPAYGAIWDS from the coding sequence ATGAATAATTCAATAGCCCTGGCGCTGCCCGAACAGCAACCACTGGTAAAACGTTTGCTGAAATACCCGTTTTTGGCCCATTACCAGCGGCTGTTTTTACTGGTCACCGCGGTGAATCTTTACTTTTTGTTTAACGGTATCTTTTCGCAGCAGTGGTGGCATCAGAGTGGCTTTGCCCTGGAAGCTGTCAGCGAACTGATGCTGATTAACCTGACGGTAGCGGTTTTGATCCGCCAGCAATACGTGATCAATGCCTTGTTCTGGCTGGCAACCCGTGCTCCCACCAGCTGGCCGCTAAGTATTCGCTGGCACCTGGCTAAAGTTTATCACTTTGGCGGATTGCACAGCGGCTGTGCGACTTTTGCTACTGGCTGGTTTTTCATTTACAACGCCTCCCTCTGGTATTACTCGCTTCAAGGTATAAACCTGGTGTCTGAATACCTGTTGATGCTGTCGACATCCTTGTGTGGGGTCTTGCTATTGATGGCATTGAGTGCCTTGCCCTTTATTCGCCGTGATCACCATAACCTGTTTGAGATCGTCCACAGGTTTGGCGGCTGGAGCGTGCTGGCGGGTTTTTGGCTGCATACCTGGTTGTCGATAAGCCATATAAAAGGCGAGCAGTTGACACAAAGCCTGGCATTCTGGCTGCTTTGTCTGGTTTCCGTCAGTATCGTGCTGCCCTGGCTCAGGTTAAAAAAGGTGCCTGTATCTATGACCCGGCCGTCTTCCCATGTGGTGCTGGCCAAGTTTGACTATGGTGTTACGCCGTTTGCCGGTTCATCAACAGCGATCAGCCGCAGTCCGCTTACCCAGTGGCATGCGTTCGCCAATGTCCCGAGCCCGCATGAGTCCGGTTTCAGGCTGACTATTTCCCGTGCCGGAGACTGGACCGGTGAGCTGATCGACGATTTACCTTCACACCTTTGGGTGCGGGGTATTCCCACCGCCGGGGTTGCCAATATTGAAGTGTTGTTTAAGCGTGTGGTCTACATAGCCACCGGTAGCGGTATCGGTCCCTGCCTGCCGCATCTGCTGGCTAATAAAGTGCCCGCCTTGCTGGTATGGGCAACCCGAGATCCGCGTAAAACCTATGGTGACGAGCTTGTTGATGAGATTTTGTCGGTGCAGCCCGATGCCATCATCTGGAACACCCAGCAAGAAGGTAAACCCGATATGGTGGCGCTTGCCTACCGGGCTTACCGGCAGTTCAACGCCGAAGCCGTGATCTGCATTTCCAACCAGAAGCTCACCAATGAGGTGGTTTTCGGCATGGAAAGCCGGGGCATTCCCGCCTACGGCGCTATCTGGGATTCCTGA
- a CDS encoding SET domain-containing protein, with the protein MLVTKYPVINSSEHELSNWLISAGIDTTKLVMNTLPDGERRLVAACPISAGEKILTLPESHLMSAAEARQSVIGEKISEAGLNHHSAHSFLAAYILQERQGKDSFWSLYLDALPADFNHVPLFYSADELLLLKSSPVLEMALNRRFTLEQDYNQLKVIEEFNDYSLLDYMWARTAINTRCFSLNGDVVMAPFMDFANHEPQPNARWRAGEDKASLQLVCQENIAPGEEITISYGSKSNRRFYGSYGFVRADDSYNCARITLALNPGDPLLNEKMGLLAIRDTSFDFDIGANEEHGFLQVMKFLRISTASQLLENDRAYDRPMTKTGELVALEAFLSCTRQMLAMYDLPSTQAAEASISAMNRENSEMFLAQEKHTLNSYVLLASTAITLLTHGNSLQYLRQDIETDYQADLLALVQAPA; encoded by the coding sequence ATGTTAGTAACCAAATATCCTGTGATAAACAGCTCTGAGCATGAGTTGTCAAACTGGCTGATATCAGCCGGAATCGATACCACGAAACTGGTCATGAATACTTTGCCTGACGGTGAGCGCAGGCTGGTGGCGGCGTGCCCAATATCGGCGGGGGAGAAGATATTAACCTTGCCGGAGTCGCATTTAATGTCTGCTGCCGAGGCGCGGCAATCGGTTATCGGTGAAAAAATCAGCGAGGCCGGATTAAACCACCACAGCGCTCACTCCTTTTTGGCCGCCTATATTCTACAGGAGCGTCAAGGTAAAGATTCCTTCTGGTCCCTTTACCTGGATGCCTTGCCGGCAGACTTTAATCATGTGCCGCTTTTTTATTCCGCCGATGAACTCTTGTTGTTGAAAAGCTCTCCGGTGCTGGAAATGGCGCTTAACCGACGTTTTACCCTGGAGCAGGATTATAACCAATTAAAGGTAATCGAGGAGTTTAACGATTATTCCTTGCTGGATTATATGTGGGCCCGTACCGCCATCAATACCCGCTGTTTTTCCCTGAACGGCGATGTAGTGATGGCGCCTTTTATGGACTTTGCCAATCATGAGCCCCAGCCCAATGCCAGATGGCGGGCAGGTGAAGATAAAGCTTCGCTGCAGCTGGTGTGTCAGGAAAATATTGCTCCGGGCGAAGAAATTACCATCAGTTACGGTAGCAAGAGCAACCGGCGCTTTTACGGCAGTTATGGATTTGTCCGTGCGGACGACTCCTACAACTGTGCCCGTATAACCCTAGCCTTAAATCCCGGTGATCCCCTGCTTAATGAAAAAATGGGCCTGTTGGCAATACGCGACACCAGTTTTGACTTTGATATAGGCGCCAATGAAGAACACGGCTTTTTACAGGTAATGAAATTTCTGCGCATCAGCACGGCCAGCCAGCTGCTGGAAAATGACAGGGCTTATGACCGGCCGATGACAAAAACCGGCGAGCTGGTGGCATTAGAAGCCTTTCTATCCTGTACCCGTCAGATGCTGGCCATGTATGACTTACCGTCAACGCAGGCTGCCGAGGCATCGATTTCAGCAATGAACCGTGAAAACAGCGAAATGTTTCTTGCCCAGGAAAAACATACCCTTAACAGCTATGTGTTACTGGCCTCTACGGCCATTACCTTACTCACCCATGGCAACAGTTTGCAGTACCTCAGGCAGGATATTGAAACTGACTATCAGGCTGATTTACTGGCCCTGGTGCAGGCACCGGCATAA
- a CDS encoding type III secretion system chaperone — translation MEPLDKFKLLMGEIGDVIKATSVTQFEDKHWALEFGEEKLIWLSYHQEDDCFTLSIDVGAVQEKDKLEFLEFLLIFNALGQTQRTLKTALDGEGNNCLLLGDYTASGLALLNFAEIIVAFAEQSIHWSYLLKNWPGASSEDKQKLLENISLMDHNLIRA, via the coding sequence ATGGAACCGTTAGATAAATTCAAACTGTTGATGGGCGAGATAGGTGATGTGATCAAGGCGACTTCGGTAACGCAGTTTGAAGATAAGCACTGGGCTTTGGAATTTGGCGAGGAAAAGCTTATTTGGCTGTCATACCACCAGGAAGATGATTGCTTTACCCTGAGCATAGACGTTGGTGCGGTTCAGGAAAAAGACAAGCTGGAATTCCTGGAGTTTTTACTAATTTTTAATGCCTTAGGACAAACGCAGCGGACCCTGAAAACCGCGTTGGACGGCGAAGGCAATAACTGCCTGTTACTGGGCGATTATACGGCGTCTGGCCTGGCCCTGCTGAATTTTGCCGAAATTATCGTTGCTTTTGCCGAGCAGTCAATTCACTGGAGTTATTTGCTTAAAAACTGGCCCGGGGCCAGCAGCGAAGATAAACAGAAATTGCTGGAAAACATTTCATTAATGGATCACAACCTGATCCGGGCCTGA